In Candidatus Dependentiae bacterium, a single genomic region encodes these proteins:
- the secY gene encoding preprotein translocase subunit SecY produces the protein MVLLKNLLNIFNIPELRKKVLFTLGVLIIYRFGGHIPVVGINLEALSQLMTQQTGLGGLFGYLDLFSGGNLRTCTIFALGISPYITASIMMQMLGMTIPTLEQLLKEGEYGRKIINQYTRYLALGVAFMQSFGFIFILERQGLVLNPGWTFRLIFILSTVVGAMFVMWLGEQITLFGIGNGSSMIIFAGIIANFPDYVIRVITLVQQGLMDWMMALVILAVFIAVTACIVYLEKGERKIPVQYSRRIVGNRVYGGQSTYIPFKINTAGVMPVIFAGAVLNIPTFLSSMLASRFEFFKDITEYIMRGGVVYNVLQFACIIFFSFFYTALVFNPEELAQNIKKQGGFIPGIRPGRRTADYFNFILTRIGLAGAVYLAILALLPNLLNIFIDMPFFLGGTALLIVVGVALETAAQIESYLIEHRYEGLLTSGRFKSRGGR, from the coding sequence GTGGTACTCTTAAAAAACTTGCTCAATATTTTTAATATTCCAGAGCTACGAAAAAAGGTTTTATTTACCCTAGGTGTTTTAATTATTTATCGATTCGGTGGTCATATACCAGTTGTCGGCATTAATTTAGAAGCTTTAAGTCAGCTTATGACGCAACAAACAGGGTTAGGGGGCTTATTTGGCTATTTAGATCTTTTTTCTGGTGGTAATTTACGTACCTGTACAATTTTTGCACTTGGTATTAGTCCTTATATTACTGCATCAATTATGATGCAAATGTTGGGCATGACGATACCGACATTAGAGCAGTTGCTTAAAGAAGGTGAATATGGCCGAAAAATCATAAATCAGTACACGCGTTATTTAGCGCTTGGTGTTGCATTTATGCAAAGTTTCGGTTTTATTTTTATCTTAGAGCGTCAAGGATTGGTCTTAAATCCCGGTTGGACATTTAGACTCATCTTTATTTTATCAACAGTTGTTGGTGCGATGTTTGTAATGTGGCTCGGAGAGCAGATTACTCTGTTTGGTATTGGAAATGGAAGCTCTATGATTATTTTTGCGGGTATTATCGCAAATTTCCCTGATTATGTAATTCGGGTGATTACGTTAGTACAGCAAGGGCTTATGGATTGGATGATGGCATTAGTTATTTTAGCTGTATTTATAGCGGTAACTGCCTGTATTGTTTATCTTGAAAAAGGTGAGCGAAAAATTCCTGTACAGTATTCACGACGCATTGTAGGCAATCGTGTATATGGTGGTCAAAGTACTTATATTCCGTTTAAAATAAATACGGCAGGTGTTATGCCGGTTATTTTTGCGGGTGCGGTATTGAACATTCCTACGTTTTTATCATCCATGCTAGCATCACGTTTTGAATTTTTTAAAGATATAACAGAATATATTATGCGTGGTGGCGTTGTTTATAATGTCTTACAGTTTGCGTGTATTATATTCTTTTCTTTCTTTTATACTGCCTTGGTGTTTAATCCGGAAGAACTGGCTCAAAACATTAAGAAGCAAGGTGGCTTTATTCCTGGTATTCGTCCGGGAAGACGAACTGCTGATTACTTTAATTTTATTTTGACTCGTATAGGTTTAGCTGGTGCTGTTTATTTAGCGATTTTAGCTTTATTGCCTAACTTGTTGAATATTTTTATTGATATGCCTTTCTTTTTAGGTGGTACTGCATTGCTCATCGTTGTTGGTGTTGCACTTGAAACTGCTGCTCAAATTGAGTCTTACTTGATTGAGCATCGGTATGAAGGACTTTTGACTTCAGGCCGATTTAAAAGCAGGGGTGGAAGGTGA
- the rplO gene encoding 50S ribosomal protein L15, with translation MDQLHTLQPLVKKRKRIGRGGGRGGTSGKGHKGQKARSGGSVKASFEGGQMPLHRRLPKRGFSNVQFQYEQYTVDIERVTDLFDEGVIVTKEALIEKKVIKPRKSKGPFKIKVLGNHAIKKMIIHADAFSKGAQKALSDIGGEARLTEEK, from the coding sequence ATGGATCAGTTGCATACTTTACAACCATTAGTAAAAAAAAGAAAACGTATTGGTCGCGGTGGGGGCCGTGGTGGGACATCTGGTAAAGGCCATAAAGGACAAAAAGCGCGTTCAGGGGGTAGCGTAAAAGCATCATTTGAAGGTGGCCAAATGCCTTTACATCGCAGATTGCCTAAACGCGGGTTTAGTAATGTTCAGTTTCAATATGAACAATATACAGTTGATATTGAACGTGTAACAGATCTATTTGATGAAGGCGTAATAGTTACTAAAGAAGCATTAATTGAAAAAAAAGTAATTAAGCCAAGAAAAAGTAAAGGTCCTTTTAAAATAAAAGTATTGGGTAATCATGCTATAAAAAAAATGATTATTCATGCAGATGCTTTTAGTAAAGGGGCTCAAAAAGCATTAAGTGATATTGGTGGAGAGGCTCGCCTAACTGAGGAGAAGTAA
- the rpsE gene encoding 30S ribosomal protein S5, translating to MAERDHKDSGFTDFVINVRRVTKVTKGGKRFSFSALVVSGNQKGNVGIGLGKSKEVSQAIAKATNRARKNLIAVPLRGATIPYPVIGKHGASKVVIRSASKGTGVIAGGAVRSVMEALGIKDILAKSIGSSNRQNVVKATLNALAKLRSAEHLARLRSTTEIGA from the coding sequence ATGGCTGAAAGAGATCATAAAGACAGTGGATTTACCGATTTTGTTATCAATGTACGTCGTGTTACTAAAGTAACTAAAGGTGGAAAAAGGTTTTCATTTTCTGCATTGGTAGTATCCGGTAATCAAAAAGGAAACGTGGGTATTGGCTTAGGTAAAAGTAAGGAAGTTTCACAAGCAATAGCAAAAGCAACTAACAGAGCAAGAAAGAATCTGATAGCTGTTCCATTGCGTGGAGCAACAATTCCTTATCCTGTTATCGGAAAGCATGGAGCAAGCAAGGTTGTAATTAGATCAGCATCAAAAGGTACCGGTGTTATTGCCGGTGGTGCAGTTCGTTCTGTTATGGAAGCCTTGGGTATAAAAGATATTTTAGCAAAATCTATTGGTTCATCTAATCGTCAAAATGTTGTCAAAGCGACATTGAATGCACTTGCAAAATTGCGTTCTGCAGAACATTTGGCAAGATTGCGCAGCACTACTGAGATAGGAGCATAA
- the rplR gene encoding 50S ribosomal protein L18, with protein MRKNNQKKSRRAYRVRSTLKGSSLPRVSVFRSLTNIYAQLIDDLGHKTIVSCSSLELKAKGDKKAQAQAVGLELAKRAKEKGVEAAKFDRGSFLYHGRVKALAEGLREGGLKI; from the coding sequence ATACGAAAAAATAATCAGAAGAAAAGTCGAAGAGCGTATCGTGTGCGATCTACTTTAAAAGGTAGCTCATTGCCGCGTGTGTCTGTTTTTCGTAGTTTAACAAATATTTATGCTCAGCTCATTGATGATTTAGGGCATAAGACAATTGTTAGTTGTTCATCATTAGAACTTAAAGCTAAGGGTGATAAAAAAGCTCAAGCTCAAGCAGTTGGATTAGAATTGGCAAAGCGCGCAAAAGAAAAAGGCGTTGAAGCTGCTAAATTTGACAGAGGTTCTTTTTTATATCACGGAAGAGTGAAAGCTTTGGCTGAAGGTTTGCGTGAAGGTGGATTGAAAATATAG
- the rplF gene encoding 50S ribosomal protein L6, with the protein MSKIGRMPINLNNVSVDIKGNSVHYKGKQSSGVYELPENMKIEVTDGRLWLKPGEDQKKTRDFNRIWGMHRALLSNAIVGSDTGFTKEVIIKGLGYKAVLSGSKITFTLGYSHKIDFSLPKEVSLQVDKTGQKLTFSSFDKQKLGQVCSLVKALKKTEPYKQTGIRLSTDRVIQKAGKTKA; encoded by the coding sequence ATGTCAAAAATCGGCAGAATGCCTATAAATTTGAATAATGTTTCAGTAGATATTAAAGGCAACTCAGTTCATTACAAGGGTAAACAAAGTTCTGGCGTATATGAGCTTCCTGAAAATATGAAAATTGAAGTTACAGATGGTCGACTTTGGTTGAAACCAGGGGAAGATCAAAAAAAAACTCGAGACTTTAATCGTATTTGGGGAATGCATAGAGCATTGTTGTCTAATGCTATTGTTGGTTCCGATACAGGTTTTACTAAAGAAGTTATTATTAAAGGTCTTGGTTATAAAGCTGTGTTATCTGGATCTAAAATTACTTTTACTTTGGGTTATAGTCATAAAATAGATTTTAGTTTGCCTAAGGAAGTAAGTTTGCAGGTTGATAAGACCGGTCAAAAATTGACTTTTAGTTCATTTGACAAACAAAAATTAGGTCAAGTTTGCAGTTTGGTTAAAGCACTTAAAAAAACTGAACCTTATAAACAAACTGGTATCAGGCTATCAACTGACAGAGTTATTCAAAAAGCTGGTAAAACAAAAGCATAA
- the rpsH gene encoding 30S ribosomal protein S8, with protein sequence MSIDVIGNLLTIIRNGIMASKPFVIVPHSKMNSSIVQILKNEGFIRDFAEQSAEDTRKNIKIFLKYVDGESVIHEITRISKPSLRKYAGHKKVKPVIGGLGVSILTTNKGIMTNRKAKELSVGGEVICTVW encoded by the coding sequence ATGTCGATTGATGTTATCGGTAATTTATTGACCATCATTCGCAATGGCATTATGGCTTCAAAGCCGTTTGTAATTGTTCCTCATTCAAAAATGAACAGTTCAATTGTTCAAATTTTGAAAAATGAAGGTTTTATTCGTGATTTTGCTGAGCAATCTGCAGAAGATACAAGAAAAAATATTAAAATATTTCTTAAATATGTTGATGGTGAATCGGTTATACATGAAATTACACGTATAAGTAAACCAAGTTTAAGAAAATATGCCGGGCATAAAAAAGTTAAGCCGGTTATTGGTGGGCTTGGTGTTTCGATATTAACCACAAATAAAGGCATCATGACTAATCGTAAAGCGAAAGAGCTAAGCGTTGGTGGTGAAGTCATTTGTACTGTTTGGTAA
- a CDS encoding type Z 30S ribosomal protein S14 has translation MARKALIEKANKTPKFSARKRNRCQLCGRPRGYMRMFKMCRMCFRKNALDGLLPGVKKVSW, from the coding sequence ATGGCCAGGAAGGCTCTTATTGAAAAGGCTAATAAAACACCGAAGTTTTCAGCCAGAAAAAGAAATCGTTGCCAATTGTGTGGCAGACCGCGCGGTTATATGCGCATGTTTAAAATGTGTCGTATGTGTTTTAGAAAAAATGCGTTGGATGGTTTGCTTCCTGGCGTTAAAAAAGTTAGCTGGTAA
- the rplE gene encoding 50S ribosomal protein L5, with protein sequence MAKARLEELYKEKIVSQLKEKFKLKNVMEVPKLEKIVVNIGAKDAVSDSKSLNLITDVLNLITGQKPVRTKAKKSIAGFKLREGMPIGVKVTLRGQNMYEFLDRLINMALPKVRDFQGVPRKMDRRGNYNLGIKDWAIFPEVHHDLTDKSHGLNITFVTSTVNDDFGFELLKSFNMPFSKS encoded by the coding sequence ATGGCCAAGGCTCGATTAGAGGAACTATACAAAGAAAAAATAGTTTCTCAATTAAAAGAAAAATTTAAGTTAAAGAATGTAATGGAAGTTCCAAAGTTGGAAAAAATAGTTGTAAACATTGGGGCAAAAGATGCTGTTTCAGATTCGAAATCTTTGAATCTGATTACTGATGTTTTAAATCTCATTACAGGTCAAAAGCCAGTCCGCACTAAAGCAAAAAAATCGATAGCCGGTTTTAAGTTGCGTGAAGGGATGCCAATAGGTGTGAAAGTTACCTTGCGTGGCCAAAATATGTATGAGTTTTTAGATAGATTAATAAATATGGCGTTGCCAAAAGTTCGCGATTTCCAAGGTGTACCACGAAAGATGGATCGTCGTGGTAATTACAATCTTGGCATTAAAGACTGGGCAATCTTTCCTGAAGTTCATCATGACCTTACTGATAAATCGCATGGTTTAAATATTACCTTTGTGACATCTACAGTAAATGATGATTTTGGTTTTGAATTGTTAAAATCTTTTAACATGCCATTTAGTAAAAGCTAA
- the rplX gene encoding 50S ribosomal protein L24, which yields MNSRIKKGDSVYVLTGKDKGKTGSVIAILPKKGKVMVKDVAVVTRHVKARKQGDIPGIKKEERYIDISNVMPVKE from the coding sequence ATGAATTCACGCATTAAAAAAGGCGACTCTGTTTACGTCTTAACCGGTAAAGACAAAGGTAAGACGGGTTCAGTAATTGCAATTTTACCAAAAAAAGGTAAAGTTATGGTTAAAGATGTTGCTGTGGTAACGCGCCATGTGAAGGCACGTAAACAAGGTGACATACCAGGTATTAAGAAAGAAGAACGGTATATTGATATTTCTAATGTCATGCCGGTCAAGGAATAA
- the rplN gene encoding 50S ribosomal protein L14, which yields MVQKESYLEVADNSGAKALQVIHIIGSTRKRFASLGDTVKCTVKKAIPGGTVKKSELVTAVIVRTRKECRRDDGSYIRFGDNAAVIVKEKEPVATRIFGPIARELRAKGYNKIISLAPEVV from the coding sequence ATGGTTCAAAAAGAATCATACTTGGAAGTTGCCGATAACTCAGGAGCAAAAGCTTTACAAGTAATTCATATTATTGGAAGTACTCGTAAACGATTTGCTTCATTGGGTGATACAGTTAAATGTACGGTAAAAAAAGCGATTCCAGGTGGCACTGTTAAGAAAAGTGAATTGGTAACAGCAGTTATCGTTCGTACTCGTAAAGAATGTCGTCGTGATGATGGTAGCTATATTCGTTTTGGGGATAATGCTGCAGTTATTGTGAAAGAAAAAGAACCTGTTGCGACCCGTATATTCGGTCCTATTGCACGTGAATTACGTGCTAAAGGATATAATAAGATTATTTCATTAGCGCCTGAAGTGGTATAA
- the rpsQ gene encoding 30S ribosomal protein S17 has translation MAEQVKKKQPYIGEVVSDKMDKTVVVQVVRTYKDPRFHKIMRSSKKYKVHDEGKQAKLGDKVEFYEGRPVSKTKYMYLSRILSDA, from the coding sequence ATGGCTGAACAAGTGAAAAAGAAACAACCCTATATAGGGGAAGTTGTTTCAGATAAAATGGACAAAACAGTTGTTGTGCAAGTAGTCAGGACTTATAAAGATCCACGCTTTCATAAGATCATGCGTTCATCGAAAAAGTATAAAGTTCATGATGAAGGTAAACAGGCTAAGCTAGGTGACAAGGTTGAATTTTATGAAGGCCGGCCTGTTTCAAAAACTAAGTATATGTATCTTTCACGTATTTTAAGCGATGCTTAA
- the rpmC gene encoding 50S ribosomal protein L29 produces the protein MKVDKFKQELEHMGAVELQDKLEGIRRELFSLRLNASTAHIKDYSLFKKLRRDVARILTFLRNKQQKGN, from the coding sequence ATGAAAGTTGATAAGTTCAAGCAAGAGTTAGAGCATATGGGTGCAGTTGAGTTACAAGATAAGCTCGAAGGAATTCGACGCGAGCTTTTTAGTTTAAGATTAAATGCTTCAACTGCTCACATTAAAGACTACTCTTTGTTTAAAAAATTACGTAGAGATGTAGCTCGAATTTTAACCTTTTTACGTAACAAACAGCAAAAAGGTAACTAA
- the rplP gene encoding 50S ribosomal protein L16 encodes MLMPKKTKFRKVQRGTMKGRSKGARSIAFGEYGLQAVEPGWLSAQQIEAVRVSMSRKLKKVGKLFLRVFPDKPVTKKPAETRMGKGKGPVDRWVSVVKRERIICEISGLGEQEARLVLKQASYKIPMKTRFVKKSDFHES; translated from the coding sequence ATGTTAATGCCGAAAAAAACAAAGTTTAGAAAAGTGCAACGAGGCACCATGAAGGGACGCTCAAAAGGCGCACGTTCGATTGCATTTGGCGAATATGGTTTACAAGCTGTTGAGCCGGGATGGCTATCTGCACAGCAAATTGAAGCTGTGCGTGTATCTATGTCAAGAAAATTAAAAAAAGTTGGGAAGTTATTCTTACGAGTGTTTCCAGATAAGCCGGTTACGAAAAAACCTGCTGAAACTCGAATGGGTAAGGGTAAGGGGCCTGTTGACAGATGGGTTTCTGTGGTAAAGCGCGAACGAATAATTTGTGAAATCTCGGGTTTAGGTGAACAAGAAGCACGTTTGGTTTTAAAACAAGCTTCTTATAAAATACCAATGAAAACGCGATTTGTTAAAAAGAGTGATTTCCATGAAAGTTGA
- the rpsC gene encoding 30S ribosomal protein S3 — translation MGQKVHPLGYRLGVYLDWDSRWFAKKKDYGDKALEDIKIRRFVKDALSKAEVAKIEIEKAGDNIKVIIHSARPGSVIGKKGQEIDSLRTKLNSLLNKGNVEISVQEIKTPELDARLVARAIADQIERRASYKKVMKRAAASSMRAGAQGIKICVAGRLNGAEIARTEWTRVGSVPLHTLRADIDYGFEEAMTTYGIIGVKVWICRGEYKHA, via the coding sequence GTGGGACAAAAGGTTCATCCATTAGGATATAGATTAGGCGTCTATCTTGATTGGGATTCTCGTTGGTTTGCCAAAAAAAAAGATTATGGCGATAAGGCCTTAGAGGATATTAAAATACGCCGTTTTGTGAAGGACGCTCTTAGCAAAGCTGAAGTAGCAAAGATTGAAATTGAAAAAGCTGGTGATAACATTAAAGTTATTATCCATTCAGCTCGCCCCGGTTCTGTTATCGGAAAAAAAGGGCAGGAAATTGATTCATTGCGCACTAAATTGAACAGTTTGCTTAATAAAGGCAATGTTGAAATTTCAGTGCAAGAAATCAAAACTCCTGAGTTGGATGCAAGGTTGGTAGCACGTGCGATTGCCGATCAAATTGAACGACGTGCTAGTTATAAAAAAGTTATGAAAAGAGCTGCAGCATCGAGTATGCGTGCGGGAGCACAAGGAATTAAGATTTGTGTTGCCGGTCGTTTGAATGGTGCTGAGATTGCTCGAACTGAATGGACGCGTGTTGGATCAGTTCCTTTACACACATTACGTGCCGATATTGATTATGGCTTTGAAGAAGCGATGACAACATATGGTATTATTGGTGTTAAGGTTTGGATCTGTAGAGGCGAATATAAACACGCATAA
- the rplV gene encoding 50S ribosomal protein L22, producing the protein MQFVSKARYVRFSPYKLRSYVDVIRGKNVQYALDWLATCPIKRVVPISKMLKSAAANAKQHEGVEARDMIITDIRVDEGPRYRYFRPGAMGRAKIYRRRSSHMSVAIENLKVKKD; encoded by the coding sequence ATGCAGTTTGTATCAAAAGCTCGCTATGTTCGTTTTTCACCCTATAAGCTGCGTTCTTACGTAGATGTTATTCGCGGAAAAAATGTTCAATATGCGCTTGATTGGCTTGCTACATGCCCCATAAAACGTGTTGTACCGATAAGCAAAATGCTTAAATCGGCCGCTGCTAATGCTAAGCAACATGAAGGGGTTGAGGCAAGAGATATGATAATTACAGATATTCGTGTAGATGAAGGTCCGAGATATCGTTATTTTAGACCTGGTGCAATGGGTCGGGCGAAAATATATCGCAGACGTTCTTCACACATGAGTGTTGCCATTGAAAATCTGAAAGTTAAGAAGGATTAA
- the rpsS gene encoding 30S ribosomal protein S19: MARSAKKGPYVEPSLMEKVHKVKESGKREVIKTWSRRSLVIPDFVGLTFAVHNGRKHVSVFITENMVGHYLGEFVPTRTFRLHSGQKKAGQK; encoded by the coding sequence ATGGCAAGATCTGCCAAAAAAGGCCCTTATGTAGAGCCGTCTTTGATGGAAAAGGTTCACAAAGTAAAAGAAAGCGGTAAACGTGAAGTTATAAAAACATGGTCACGTAGAAGTTTGGTTATACCTGATTTTGTAGGTTTAACCTTTGCGGTTCATAATGGCCGCAAACATGTATCAGTTTTTATAACTGAAAATATGGTTGGACATTATTTAGGCGAGTTTGTACCTACTAGAACATTTAGATTACATAGTGGGCAAAAAAAAGCAGGTCAAAAATAA
- the rplB gene encoding 50S ribosomal protein L2: protein MAKIRLRKPRNASLRFQSFLSSEDITKKSPERSLVKGLKRKGGRNVYGRITVRHRGGGAAKLYRMIDFKREERDVEGKVTAIEYDPNRNVRIGLVVYKNGAKRYILLPEGVKVGSVVLSSEQAEARIGNALPLSKIPIGFFVHNIELTPGTGGKVARSAGTAAQFVAKTDKYATLKMPSGEMRMVPLECWATIGTLGNAHYKNISWGKAGRTRHRGFRPSVRGMAMNPVDHPHGGGEGRSKSGSHPRTPWGKGCKGTRTRKRKNPLILKRRKK from the coding sequence ATGGCAAAAATAAGATTACGTAAGCCAAGAAATGCGTCGCTCCGTTTCCAGTCTTTTTTAAGTTCTGAAGACATTACTAAAAAAAGTCCAGAACGTTCTCTTGTAAAGGGATTAAAACGTAAAGGCGGAAGAAACGTATACGGGCGTATCACTGTTCGACATCGAGGTGGTGGTGCTGCTAAATTATATCGTATGATTGATTTTAAGCGTGAAGAGCGGGACGTTGAGGGCAAGGTTACTGCTATCGAATACGATCCAAATCGTAATGTTCGTATTGGATTAGTTGTATATAAAAATGGTGCTAAACGTTATATCCTTCTTCCGGAAGGTGTTAAAGTTGGAAGCGTTGTTCTTTCAAGTGAACAAGCTGAAGCTCGTATAGGTAACGCATTGCCTTTGAGCAAAATCCCTATAGGTTTTTTTGTTCATAATATTGAGTTGACACCGGGTACTGGTGGGAAAGTTGCTCGAAGTGCAGGAACAGCTGCACAATTTGTTGCTAAAACCGATAAGTATGCAACGCTTAAAATGCCATCCGGTGAGATGCGCATGGTACCGTTAGAGTGTTGGGCAACGATTGGTACATTGGGTAATGCTCATTATAAAAATATTTCATGGGGTAAAGCAGGTAGAACACGCCATCGCGGATTTAGACCGTCAGTGCGTGGTATGGCTATGAACCCGGTTGATCATCCACATGGTGGTGGTGAAGGCCGTTCTAAGTCAGGTTCGCATCCACGAACTCCATGGGGTAAAGGTTGTAAGGGTACACGTACACGTAAACGTAAAAACCCATTGATATTAAAACGTAGAAAGAAATAA
- a CDS encoding 50S ribosomal protein L23: MDLTIYDIIKGPVISDKAYKLNKLLKKLFLKVHPHANKKLVAEALEKLFNVKVKDVKIQVRKGKTRMVRRRKISRPNEKRAIVTLAEGYSLDLFDQAGSELPVKEAPKNAESKG; the protein is encoded by the coding sequence ATGGATTTAACAATCTATGATATTATTAAGGGGCCTGTTATTTCCGACAAAGCATATAAGTTAAATAAACTTTTAAAAAAGTTGTTTCTTAAAGTGCATCCCCACGCTAATAAAAAACTTGTAGCAGAAGCTCTTGAAAAGCTGTTTAATGTAAAGGTCAAGGACGTTAAAATTCAAGTCCGTAAGGGAAAAACACGCATGGTACGTAGAAGAAAAATCTCACGTCCTAATGAAAAGCGTGCTATCGTTACTTTGGCCGAGGGTTATTCCTTAGATTTATTCGATCAAGCAGGATCAGAACTTCCAGTAAAAGAAGCTCCAAAAAATGCTGAATCGAAAGGATAA
- the rplD gene encoding 50S ribosomal protein L4 has translation MSKQEKTKNQGTLRALSAHEVGYDREGLETSSAAVAQWIRSLLQNWRQGTLATKGRADVSLSNKKPWKQKGTGRARAGTARSPIWRGGGVTFGPQKRSRKLTVTKQMKRQVLRHLAHQFLSQDKVCIFDWQIEGDKPSTAQASRLLKHADFFTKKVILFVPMDDFLTYASFANLSQVKVLFFDQANAFDLINADRWMVLNKDVESFKEMVSRWI, from the coding sequence ATGAGTAAGCAAGAAAAAACAAAGAATCAGGGAACTCTTCGTGCTCTATCTGCACATGAAGTTGGTTATGATCGTGAAGGTCTGGAAACTTCTTCTGCAGCAGTAGCACAATGGATTCGTTCACTGCTACAAAACTGGAGACAAGGTACATTAGCGACTAAAGGGCGTGCAGACGTTTCTTTGTCAAATAAAAAACCTTGGAAGCAAAAAGGAACCGGTCGAGCTCGTGCAGGAACAGCGCGTTCTCCTATATGGCGAGGTGGCGGAGTTACTTTTGGGCCGCAAAAGCGCTCAAGAAAACTTACGGTAACTAAGCAAATGAAACGTCAGGTATTAAGACACTTGGCGCATCAATTTTTGTCTCAGGACAAAGTGTGTATATTTGATTGGCAAATTGAAGGTGATAAACCAAGTACAGCGCAAGCTTCACGTTTATTGAAACATGCAGATTTTTTTACAAAAAAAGTCATTTTATTTGTTCCAATGGATGATTTTTTGACCTATGCATCATTTGCTAATTTATCGCAAGTTAAGGTGTTATTTTTCGATCAAGCTAATGCATTTGATTTAATTAATGCAGATCGCTGGATGGTCTTAAATAAAGATGTTGAATCTTTTAAAGAAATGGTTTCAAGATGGATTTAA
- the rplC gene encoding 50S ribosomal protein L3, whose product MTGLWGKKIGMTQVFAENKVVPVTVINTAHWFITNIRTVEKDGYDAVQVGCVRPKYEEQEFSLDWIKQPKKYFSFIREIKLNKDIALELEVGKPASFLNVIQQGDMVDVHGTSKGRGFAGVVKRHGFAGPPASHGSKMGKRPGSISFMRSQGRVPKGKRMPGHLGDDSKVIRNLEIITIKPNDNVVLLKGSVPGKAGSLIFLQKA is encoded by the coding sequence ATGACAGGTCTATGGGGTAAAAAAATAGGTATGACGCAAGTTTTCGCTGAAAACAAAGTTGTACCGGTTACCGTTATTAATACTGCACATTGGTTTATTACCAATATTCGAACTGTCGAAAAAGATGGTTACGATGCAGTCCAAGTAGGTTGCGTTCGTCCAAAATATGAAGAACAAGAGTTCTCATTGGATTGGATTAAACAGCCGAAAAAATATTTTAGCTTTATTCGTGAAATAAAGTTAAATAAAGATATCGCATTGGAATTAGAAGTTGGTAAACCGGCATCTTTTCTAAATGTAATTCAACAAGGTGATATGGTTGATGTACATGGTACGTCAAAAGGAAGAGGTTTTGCCGGTGTGGTTAAACGTCATGGCTTTGCGGGTCCTCCAGCAAGTCATGGTTCCAAGATGGGTAAACGTCCAGGTTCCATAAGTTTTATGCGTTCTCAAGGGCGAGTTCCTAAAGGAAAAAGAATGCCGGGACATCTTGGTGATGATAGCAAGGTGATTCGTAATTTAGAAATTATTACGATTAAGCCGAATGATAATGTTGTTTTGCTTAAAGGTTCTGTTCCGGGAAAAGCAGGATCTTTGATTTTTCTTCAAAAGGCATAG
- the rpsJ gene encoding 30S ribosomal protein S10 produces MKKQKIRLTLKSFDHQLLDKAVKQIVSTVKRTGSHLMGPVPLPNRQRCFTVLRSPHVNKTSREQFELTSHKRVLDILSPSDQTMDALMKLNISSGVDVEIK; encoded by the coding sequence ATGAAAAAACAGAAAATACGTTTGACCCTAAAATCATTCGATCATCAGTTGCTTGACAAAGCAGTTAAACAAATTGTTTCGACAGTCAAAAGAACAGGCTCCCATTTGATGGGGCCTGTGCCTTTGCCTAATAGACAGCGTTGTTTTACTGTATTGCGTTCTCCTCATGTAAATAAAACATCACGTGAGCAATTTGAGTTAACTTCACATAAACGTGTGTTGGATATTTTAAGTCCTTCAGACCAAACTATGGATGCGCTTATGAAGTTAAATATCTCATCTGGCGTTGATGTCGAGATTAAATAG